The Erythrolamprus reginae isolate rEryReg1 chromosome 3, rEryReg1.hap1, whole genome shotgun sequence genome contains a region encoding:
- the TBC1D20 gene encoding TBC1 domain family member 20, producing MTQPKPPRLHDNAERDSEAKQKKKVAEIYQVLNNEPVDIAPLRRMAISEGGLLMDEIRCQVWPRLLNVNTEDLLPPPEEELREKSKDYQQVLLDVRRSLRRFPPDMPDEQREGLQEELIDCILQVLQRNTQLHYYQGYHDIVVTFLLVVGERLSATLVEKLSTHHLRDFMDPTMENTRHILNYLMPIIDQVNPDLHDFMQRAEVGTIFALSWLITWFGHVLSDFKHVVRLYDFFLACHPLMPIYFAAVIVLHRAPEVLACDCDMASVHHLLSQIPQDLPYEMLISRAGDLFVQFPPSKLAQEAAQQQAERTAVSTFKDFELASSQQQPDTILRQRFREQLRAEERAKSLLATKPRTNRFVKLAVMGLTVALGAAAVAVVKSALEWAPKFELQIFP from the exons ATGACCCAGCCGAAGCCGCCACGGCTGCATGACAACGCGGAGCGAG actctgaggcaaaacagaagaagaaggtagcCGAGATCTACCAAGTGCTGAACAATGAACCGGTGGACATCGCTCCCCTCCGGCGCATGGCGATCAGCGAAGGAGGCCTTCTCATGGACGAGATCCGCTGCCAAGTGTGGCCCAGGCTGCTCAACGTGAACACGGaggacctcctgcctcccccag AGGAAGAACTTCGGGAAAAGAGCAAAGATTATCAGCAAGTCCTGCTGGATGTAAGGCGATCCCTCCGGCGTTTCCCGCCAG ACATGCCCGACGAGCAGAGAGAGGGTCTCCAGGAAGAGCTGATCGATTGCATCCTGCAGGTTCTTCAACGCAACACACAACTCCATTATTACCAGGGATACCATGACATTGTGGTCACCTTCCTTCTTGTGGTGGGGGAGAGGTTGTCGGCCACCCTGGTGGAAAAACTCTCAACCCATCACCTCAG GGATTTTATGGACCCAACCATGGAAAATACCAGACACATTTTAAATTATCTGATGCCCATCATAGACCAAGTGAATCCAGATCTCCACGATTTCATGCAAAG AGCCGAGGTTGGGACCATCTTCGCCCTCAGCTGGCTGATCACCTGGTTCGGACACGTCCTGTCCGACTTCAAGCACGTGGTGCGGTTATACGACTTCTTCCTCGCCTGCCACCCGCTGATGCCCATCTACTTTGCAGCAGTG ATTGTGCTCCATCGGGCCCCTGAGGTCCTGGCCTGCGACTGCGACATGGCGTCCGTCCACCATCTGCTGTCTCAAATCCCGCAGGACCTCCCTTACGAGATGCTCATCAGCCGGGCTGGAGACCTCTTCGTCCAGTTCCCGCCTTCGAAGCTCGCCCAGGAAGCTGCTCAGCAGCAAGCTGAGAG AACGGCGGTTTCCACCTTCAAAGACTTCGAGCTGGCTTCGTCCCAGCAACAGCCGGACACCATCCTCCGCCAGCGCTTCCGAGAGCAACTCCGGGCGGAAGAGAGAGCCAAGTCCCTCTTAGCAACCAAACCTAGGACCAACCGCTTCGTCAAGCTGGCCGTGATGGGGCTGACGGTGGCCCTGGGGGCTGCCGCTGTGGCGGTGGTCAAGAGCGCCCTGGAATGGGCCCCCAAATTCGAACTCCAGATCTTCCCCTAA